One window of the Salvia miltiorrhiza cultivar Shanhuang (shh) chromosome 6, IMPLAD_Smil_shh, whole genome shotgun sequence genome contains the following:
- the LOC130989667 gene encoding uncharacterized protein LOC130989667, producing the protein MSAATLPDAAVFSTFLCNRHVLCGAQYRRGFRFELKRQPVIGRRFHDKRRKLLDANVWLHRSRSVVCSSTSDSGDIQPTFIDEENSNISESSEFQQTHEDELLATQIALADARAREQEFEKERGILLEKLAQAKAKQHEYEAAIMHEKELVIAELEAAKDLFHKKLQESVDEKFDLESKLILAKQDAVKLAVQVEKLAEIAFQQATSHILEDTKLRVSAAETSAADATYQIEEQIRSATEGTILSMVDQSKSAIAKALAVAKAADDRAKKYAAAPADDSKLIDEISSIKFQNVKLQQQMYDLESQLLVSENELNKLKVELDHSRQQATTYELRARDAEKKLVEIQESSRKSALKQEEELKLLLDKIKEDALERGNATSKAFKAELETLKAAVEAAKETARSKDEAYLRRCEALQRSLRASESASIMWRQRAELAETLLLKQVPLGERDEDSTYVINGGRVHLLMDDNSKKLKLLTDGPRREIPEWMLRRIQSICPRFPPRKTSLSEAKISSFKSLELPKPDEVWSIALEKPREGDTLVEHVMEKEVIEKKRKALERALQRKTIQWQRTAEETKLEPGTGTGREIVFQGFNWESWRRQWYLELAPKAADLSRSGITAVWFPPPTESVAPQGYMPSDLYNLESAYGTKEELKYCIEEMRNHDLLTLGDVVLNHRCAQKQSPNGVWNIFGGKLAWGPEAIVCDDPNFQGRGNPSSGDIFHAAPNIDHSQDFVRRDIKEWLNWLRNDIGFDGWRLDFARGFSGAYVKEYIEASNPAFAIGEYWDSLAYEGGNLCYNQDAHRQRIVNWINATDGTSSAFDVTTKVIFGHYYLSWLTLLIFSILKCSKISKYYSY; encoded by the exons ATGAGTGCAGCTACGCTGCCTGATGCTGCCGTGTTTAGTACTTTCTTATGCAACCGGCATGTTTTGTGCGGCGCGCAATATCGCCGCGGTTTCCGTTTCGAGCTCAAACGGCAGCCAGTTATTGGAAGAAGATTTCATGACAAAAGGAG AAAACTATTAGATGCGAATGTTTGGCTCCATAGATCAAGATCTGTTGTTTGTTCAAGTACG AGTGATTCTGGAGATATTCAACCAACTTTTATTGATGAGGAGAATAGCAATATATCAGAGAGTAGTGAGTTCCAACAGACTCACGAAGATGAACTTTTGGCAACTCAGATAGCACTAGCTGATGCCCGAGCCCGTGAACAAGAATTTGAAAAGGAGAGGGGTATATTGCTTGAGAAATTGGCTCAAGCCAAAGCTAAACAACACGAGTATGAAGCTGCTATAATGCATGAAAAGGAACTGGTCATTGCAGAACTCGAGGCTGCAAAAGACCTGTTTCATAAGAAGCTACAGGAGTCTGTAGATGAGAAATTCGACTTGGAGTCCAAGCTTATCCTCGCAAAACAAGATGCTGTCAAACTTGCAGTTCAAGTCGAGAAGTTAGCAGAGATTGCTTTCCAGCAGGCTACATCTCACATTTTAGAGGACACCAAACTGAGAGTTTCAGCTGCTGAAACTTCTGCGGCAGATGCTACTTACCAGATTGAGGAACAAATACGAAGTGCAACTGAAGGCACCATACTTTCCATGGTTGATCAGTCCAAATCTGCCATAGCTAAGGCTTTAGCTGTTGCCAAAGCAGCTGATGACCGTGCAAAGAAGTATGCAGCAGCTCCTGCAGATGATTCGAAATTAATTGATGAGATTTCGTCTATCAAGTTTCAGAATGTTAAGTTACAACaacaaatgtatgatttagaaTCTCAACTACTGGTTTCTGAAAATGAGTTGAACAAGTTGAAGGTAGAATTAGATCACAGCCGCCAGCAAGCGACTACTTACGAACTCCGGGCTCGTGATGCTGAAAAGAAACTAGTTGAGATTCAGGAGTCAAGCAGGAAATCAGCCCTTAAGCAGGAGGAGGAACTCAAATTGTTGTTGGATAAAATAAAAGAGGATGCGCTGGAAAGAGGGAATGCAACTTCAAAGGCTTTCAAGGCGGAGTTAGAAACTCTCAAGGCTGCTGTTGAAGCAGCAAAAGAAACAGCTCGGTCCAAAGATGAGGCGTATTTAAGAAGATGTGAAGCGCTGCAGAGATCTCTGAGAGCATCCGAATCTGCCTCAATAATGTGGAGGCAAAGAGCAGAATTGGCAGAAACATTGTTGTTGAAGCAAGTCCCACTTGGAGAAAGGGATGAAGATTCAACTTATGTGATTAATGGTGGGCGAGTACATCTCCTAATGGAtgataattcaaaaaaattgaaactacTGACTGATGGTCCTCGTAGAGAGATACCTGAGTGGATGTTGAGAAGGATTCAATCCATCTGTCCCAGGTTCCCCCCTAGGAAGACCAGTTTATCCGAAGCCAAAATATCAAGCTTCAAATCTTTAGAGTTACCCAAACCTGATGAAGTCTGGTCCATCGCACTAGAAAAGCCTAGGGAAGGAGATACACTGGTTGAGCATGTGATGGAGAAAGAAGTTATTGAAAAGAAACGGAAGGCTTTGGAGCGTGCTCTTCAAAGAAAAACTATCCAGTGGCAGAGAACTGCTGAAGAGACAAAACTAG AGCCGGGAACTGGTACCGGGCGTGAGATAGTG TTCCAAGGTTTTAACTGGGAGAGCTGGAGAAGACAGTGGTACCTCGAGCTGGCTCCTAAGGCTGCTGATTTGTCACGCTCTGGCATAACAGCAGTATGGTTCCCACCTCCCACAGAATCTGTTGCACCACAAG GTTATATGCCATCTGACCTGTACAACCTCGAGTCAGCTTATGGTACTAAGGAAGAGTTAAAGTATTGTATAGAGGAAATGCGTAATCATGATCTCCTG ACCCTGGGAGACGTTGTACTGAATCACCGATGTGCTCAGAAGCAG AGTCCTAATGGAGTGTGGAATATATTTGGAGGCAAGCTTGCCTGGGGGCCCGAAGCAATTGTATGCGATGACCCAAATTTCCAAGGGCGTGGCAATCCTTCTAGTG GTGATATTTTTCATGCGGCACCAAATATTGATCATTCACAGGATTTTGTACGGAGAGACATAAAAGAGTGGCTAAACTGGCTCCGAAATGATATTGGGTTTGACGGATGGCGCCTGGATTTTGCCAG GGGTTTCTCTGGTGCTTACGTAAAAGAATATATTGAAGCTTCAAATCCTGCATTTGCTATTGGAGAATACTGGGATAGTCTGGCTTATGAAGGTGGTAATTTGTGTTATAATCAAG ATGCTCATCGACAGCGCATTGTTAACTGGATTAATGCTACTGACGGTACCTCTTCAGCATTTGATGTTACAACAAAGGTTATCTTTGGACATTACTATTTATCTTGGCTGACTTTATTAATCTTCAGCATCTTAAAATGCAGTAAGATTTCTAAATATTATTCATACTAA